A stretch of DNA from Henriciella sp. AS95:
TCTATCCCTTCCGCCAGCAGTGTCTTTGCTTCGGCCCGCAATTCGCGCGCCCGCGCCAGGCTGATCGCGGGGTAGGCGCCAAGCGCCAGCAGCTTCTGCTTGCCATCAAAGCGATAGCGAAACCGCCAGAGCCTGGAGCCGGTCGTGCTGACATGGACGTAAAGCCCGCCACCATCGGCAGTCTTGTAGTCCTTTTCGCGCGGCTTGAGTTGGCGAAGCTGAATATCTGTAAGTGGCATTTGCGGGTATCGAGAGCGGCCAGGCGGGTAGCAAAACCCGGAATACCCTCAATCCTACCCGCAAAATACCCGCATGCCAACGGACATACCCGCACCCAGCTGGACGATATCCGTCAAGGTTTTGTCTAAATATCTCTATTTTAGAAGGGATTATGGAGCTTTTCGGGCTGTATTGGAAAAAGCGATGGTGCCCAGGAGAGGACTCGAACCTCCACGTCGTGAGACACACGGACCTGAACCGTGCGCGTCTACCAATTCCGCCACCTGGGCACTTGGGATCGGAAGGCGGGGTGATAGGGCTGGGAGCCTCTTCCGTCAACGGGTAAATCCAGCGAACCGATGAGCTTGCTTGTAAGACTTGAAACTTGGCCGCTCCTGCAAGTGGCGGTCGGGATCAATAGAGGTCTGAGGGTGACGCTCCAGCAGCCAACCGTATCGCGGGGTCGCGTTCGCTCGATTGGGGAAGGTGCAGACAGAACGCGGATCTATTACGACGCCGTCTCGAGCCAGTCCCGCCAGTAACACCGAAACAATTGTGGCACGCCCGGATCAGCGACGTTGACGATTAATGGTACGGCGCGCGGCGGTTCGAAGACCGATGTGTTTAGACCGGAGGATTCCCGCTTTAGCGAGCCCGGGTCGTCCAGTCCCGGCGCGCGTCATTCCGATATCAACATTGTGTGGACGCCGAAGCTCTTCATCGAGGACATTAAGGGCATCGTCTTCGAGGGTTGGAACAGTACTGCGCTTGCGCTCGGCCTTTGACCGCGAAATAGCGATCATCTTCAGACACTTACGCGGTTGGCGCAATTTGCTTAAGAGTGTCGTGTAATTGGTTCAGTATGATTGGTTTGCGAAGGCGCGGCGCAGCCTCCCAGAGGCCATCGGAATCAAACCGAGATGGATCGTAGCCGGTCAGGAATACAAACGGGATGTTTGCCTCTTTCAGCTTCTTGGCGATGGGCATACTGGTGACGCCATTGCCGAGATTGACGTCGAGGATTGCCACATCGGGTGCGAACTGCTCGATCTCGCTAAGAGCCTCGGCCACACTTTTATGTGGGCCATTGGCGTCATAGCCCCAGTCTTCCAACTCCATAACGAGATCCATGCCGATGAGAAGTTCGTCCTCGACGACAA
This window harbors:
- a CDS encoding response regulator; translated protein: MTSSDRDPKKPALKVLVVEDELLIGMDLVMELEDWGYDANGPHKSVAEALSEIEQFAPDVAILDVNLGNGVTSMPIAKKLKEANIPFVFLTGYDPSRFDSDGLWEAAPRLRKPIILNQLHDTLKQIAPTA